From a single Balearica regulorum gibbericeps isolate bBalReg1 chromosome 11, bBalReg1.pri, whole genome shotgun sequence genomic region:
- the LOC104636824 gene encoding uncharacterized protein LOC104636824 isoform X2, with the protein MRLVERNIQKCNQIFWSGMRSDLLTSNRRILPGTQRVSTVQSSNGSRSPTALLQRQQLQQSLSATRRPSEASSGEGGAAGGSSPTEEPAFAFPVSEEQRRELREAFELFHPDGCGVVDVRALKITVRALGCELGKEEMKRIVSQFEPCVEKEILQAFKVFDCDGTGKISFENLKVVASEVGEDITDEELQEMIDEADVNGDGEVDKQEFLRMLTLTDP; encoded by the exons ATGAGACTTGTGGAAAGAAATATACAAAAATGCAACCAAATCTTCTGGTCCGGCATGCGCTCTGATCTGCTGACAAGTAATAGAAGAATTCTTCCAGGAACTCAAAGAGTTTCAACCGTTCAGTCCTCAAACGGTTCCCGGTCACCAACTGCTTTGCTCCAGAGGCAGCAGCTACAGCAGAGTCTGTCTGCGACGCGGCGTCCGTCCGAG GCTTCCAGCGGTGAGGGAGGCGCCGCCGGGGGCAGCTCCCCGACGGAGGAACCAGCCTTCGCCTTCCCGGTCAGCGAAGAGCAGAGGCGGGAACTGCGAGAAGCCTTTGAGCTGTTCCATCCTGATGGCTGCGGCGTCGTGGATGTCCGGGCCCTGAAG ATAACCGTAAGGGCTCTGGGCTGTGAATTGGGGAAAGAGGAGATGAAGAGAATTGTCTCTCAATTCG AGCCCTGTGTGGAAAAGGAGATCCTGCAAGCCTTCAAGGTGTTTGATTGTGATGGCACTGGCAAGATCTCCTTTGAGAATCTCAAGGTGGTGGCTAGTGAGGTTGGAGAAGACATCACGGATGAGGAGCTGCAG GAGATGATCGATGAAGCAGATGTGAATGGAGATGGAGAAGTGGACAAACAGGAGTTCCTACGGATGCTGACGCTCACCGACCCGTAA
- the LOC104636823 gene encoding glutamine amidotransferase-like class 1 domain-containing protein 3, mitochondrial, which translates to MGKRVAVVLAGCGVYDGSEIHESSAVLVHLSREGAEAEVYAPDVDQMHVVDHVKGQPTQEKRNVLVESARIARGNIKDLAKLDVKGLDALIIPGGFGVAKNLSTWATQGKNCIISKEVEDVLKAFHAANKPIGLCCISPVLAAKIFPGCELTVGHDTECEKWPYAKTAETMKELGCKHVNKHVTEVHVDVKNKLVTTSAFMCNAPIHEIYDGIGKMVQEVVRLA; encoded by the exons ATGGGAAAGAGAGTGGCTGTGGTGCTGGCTGGCTGCGGGGTGTACGACGGGAGTGAGATCCACGAGtcttctgctgtgctggtgcatctcagcagggagggggcagag GCAGAGGTTTACGCTCCTGACGTTGACCAGATGCATGTGGTGGACCACGTGAAAGGACAGCCAACTCAGGAGAAGCGCAACGTGCTAGTTGAAAGTGCCAGGATAGCCAGAGGCAACATCAAGGATCTAGCTAAGCTGGATGTCAAGGGGCTGGATGCCCTAATCATACCAG gTGGCTTTGGAGTGGCTAAAAACCTGAGTACTTGGGCCACCCAAGGCAAGAACTGCATCATCTCCAAAGAGGTGGAGGACGTCTTGAAGGCATTCCACGCTGCCAACAAGCCCATTGGCCTCTGCTGCATCTCACCGGTGCTGGCAGCCAAAATCTTCCCCGGATGCGAGCTGACCGTGGGTCACGACACAGAGTGTGAGAA atGGCCTTATGCAAAGACTGCCGAGACCATGAAGGAGCTTGGTTGCAAGCACGTGAACAAACACGTCACTGAAGTTCACGTGGATGTGAAGAACAAGCTGGTGACCACCAGCGCCTTCATGTGCAATGCCCCCATTCATGAGATCTACGATGGCATCGGGAAAATGGTCCAAGAAGTGGTCAGACTCGCCTGA
- the LOC104636824 gene encoding uncharacterized protein LOC104636824 isoform X1, with the protein MRLVERNIQKCNQIFWSGMRSDLLTSNRRILPGTQRVSTVQSSNGSRSPTALLQRQQLQQSLSATRRPSEASSGEGGAAGGSSPTEEPAFAFPVSEEQRRELREAFELFHPDGCGVVDVRALKITVRALGCELGKEEMKRIVSQFGKEGSGKLSFKSFLQVMTQKMAEPCVEKEILQAFKVFDCDGTGKISFENLKVVASEVGEDITDEELQEMIDEADVNGDGEVDKQEFLRMLTLTDP; encoded by the exons ATGAGACTTGTGGAAAGAAATATACAAAAATGCAACCAAATCTTCTGGTCCGGCATGCGCTCTGATCTGCTGACAAGTAATAGAAGAATTCTTCCAGGAACTCAAAGAGTTTCAACCGTTCAGTCCTCAAACGGTTCCCGGTCACCAACTGCTTTGCTCCAGAGGCAGCAGCTACAGCAGAGTCTGTCTGCGACGCGGCGTCCGTCCGAG GCTTCCAGCGGTGAGGGAGGCGCCGCCGGGGGCAGCTCCCCGACGGAGGAACCAGCCTTCGCCTTCCCGGTCAGCGAAGAGCAGAGGCGGGAACTGCGAGAAGCCTTTGAGCTGTTCCATCCTGATGGCTGCGGCGTCGTGGATGTCCGGGCCCTGAAG ATAACCGTAAGGGCTCTGGGCTGTGAATTGGGGAAAGAGGAGATGAAGAGAATTGTCTCTCAATTCGGTAAAGAAGGGTCAGGGAAGCTAAGCTTTAAGTCGTTTCTGCAGGTGATGACTCAGAAAATG GCAGAGCCCTGTGTGGAAAAGGAGATCCTGCAAGCCTTCAAGGTGTTTGATTGTGATGGCACTGGCAAGATCTCCTTTGAGAATCTCAAGGTGGTGGCTAGTGAGGTTGGAGAAGACATCACGGATGAGGAGCTGCAG GAGATGATCGATGAAGCAGATGTGAATGGAGATGGAGAAGTGGACAAACAGGAGTTCCTACGGATGCTGACGCTCACCGACCCGTAA
- the LOC104636826 gene encoding uncharacterized protein LOC104636826 isoform X2 yields the protein MADRKTESLHSSIGLLGISAGSLLLAVHFYGLPGAAPLIPSTALGVLLLILSSLLAYAGIRRSLRNASLFLSLCLTISAFWCGYGVVFILGGQGVLNDTGDFRNALVPGLVTLTLALLIIAVVGFLCREVILAIIASAVSLASAHEVAMHYSTAFGSSAVACNYMIVCLVGGYFALGRILYFLTKEKIALPGTDLAKKKTHEQIQSSSGSMNHFAVTGLVLNMLSASVFGCRLLGVTGKLFIGQVPWLWAAGIYQIGICVLSYRAMDVLMATFFGFTSILKFAGGYCLLYPIWQPEEPSFPTPFLVVFSILFVVLALFLTLKSPVDGLYLLFYVAYCIALACRPKGFFEGGPQGVDVAIFVASALMALIHLYNVKASAKIPTGKGAVKALLARSSFLKLREGADLHAPYLGYSKYADAEVLGYACSVLASFAITMTGDPQAPLATVVIPWVVVAGGILKLLSGSVAFARGKTLESSAFILYAVMWIIWGLTRYGGLYGTTRSFHAAAGIIAFMLFNGFIVFCTLFLNITWFFYSLTFSLITVSFLLEAIHALPAGYDIAATLIFGLVSFYCFLSALFNSIFEGSCLPMGRAIVQLSGVGGGMTKCLHLPARKASSVKRIADILKNGGTCGIPTDTVYVLVAACNRPDAVEKAHHSKRQAQDRPMSLWISSLKQLEPAKHLFAPLLWDFMEAAWPSPISLVVPRGEWVDFLGMKDSAKYVGTPQSIAVRIPDCSVTTHLIDLVGPIVVTSANPTGEADTTHHNQVYAKLGDKVDAVLCDGPSPENIASTVVDCTKIDSGNIGFFRVGIIPKSQLYSLIPGAADTGAGAEEAQIGSYRWHLHHKR from the exons ATGGCAGACAGAAAAACTGAGTCACTGCATTCCTCCATAGGGCTCTTGGGCATTTCCGCAG GATCGCTGTTACTGGCAGTGCATTTCTACGGTTTACCCGGAGCAGCCCCTCTgatccccagcacagctctagGAGTCCTTCTCTTGATTTTATCGTCCCTCCTGGCGTACGCAG GAATTCGGAGAAGCCTAAGAAATGCCTCCCTGTTTTTGTCTCTCTGCCTGACCATCTCAGCGTTCTGGTGCGGCTATGGAGTGGTCTTCATCCTGGGAGGGCAAGGAGTTTTGAACGACACCGGTGATTTCCGCAATGCCTTGGTGCCTGGCCTGGTCACGCTTACTTTGGCACTACTCATTATTGCAGTGGTGGGCTTCCTTTGCAGAGAGGTCATCCTAGCTATCATTGCTTCTGCTGTCTCACTTGCCAGTGCTCATGAAGTTGCCATGCATTACAGCACAGCTTTCGGTTCCTCTGCTGTGGCTTGCAATTATATGATTGTCTGCTTGGTTGGTGGTTATTTTGCTCTGGGAAGGATTCTCTACTTCCTAACCAAAGAGAAAATTGCCCTCCCTGGCACAGATCTGGCCAAGAAAAAGACCCATGAACAGATCCAATCCAGCAGTGGCAGCATGAATCATTTTGCAGTCACCGGTCTGGTCCTGAACATGCTGTCTGCCAGTGTCTTTGGCTGTAGGCTCCTGGGCGTCACTGGCAAACTATTTATCGGGCAAGTGCCCTGGCTGTGGGCAGCTGGGATCTACCAGATCGGCATCTGCGTTTTATCGTACCGTGCAATGGATGTACTAATGGCTACGTTCTTTGGTTTCACTTCCATCCTGAAATTTGCTGGAGGCTATTGCCTTCTGTACCCAATCTGGCAACCAGAGGAGCCATCTTTCCCTACTCCATTCCTGGTGGTTTTCTcaattctttttgttgttttggctctttttctcactcttaAGAGCCCAGTGGATGGCCTGTATTTGCTGTTTTATGTGGCCTACTGCATTGCATTAGCTTGCCGTCCCAAGGGATTTTTTGAAGGTGGACCCCAAGGTGTGGATGTGGCTATCTTTGTGGCCTCAGCCTTGATGGCTCTAATTCACCTGTACAATGTGAAAGCAAGTGCCAAGATCCCAACAGGGAAGGGTGCTGTGAAGGCCCTACTTGCTCGCAGCAGCTTTCTGAAGCTTCGTGAAGGAGCAGACCTTCACGCTCCCTACCTAGGGTATTCCAAGTATGCCGATGCAGAAGTACTTGGCTATGCATGCAGTGTCCTCGCTTCTTTTGCTATAACAATGACAGGGGACCCACAGGCTCCACTTGCTACTGTTGTAATTCCATGGGTAGTGGTAGCTGGTGGGATCCTTAAGCTTCTAAGCGGCTCAGTGGCCTTTGCCCGCGGTAAAACACTGGAGAGCAGTGCCTTCATTCTCTATGCTGTCATGTGGATCATCTGGGGCTTGACAAGATACGGTGGCCTCTACGGCACTACCAGAAGCTTCCACGCAGCAGCAGGCATCATTGCTTTCATGCTTTTCAATGGCTTCATTGTGTTCTGCACACTCTTCTTAAACATCACCTGGTTCTTTTACTCCCTCACTTTCTCGCTCATCACTGTCAGCTTCTTGCTGGAGGCCATCCATGCTCTTCCAGCTGGCTATGACATTGCTGCCACTCTCATCTTTGGTCTGGTCAGCTTTTACTGCTTTCTGTCTGCCCTTTTCAACAGCATCTTTGAAGGTTCTTGCTTACCAATGGGTAGGGCCATTGTGCAGCTTAGTGGTGTGGGGGGAGGAATGACCAAGTGCCTTCACCTGCCTGCCAGGAAAGCTTCCTCAGTCAAGAGAATTGCAG ATATCCTGAAGAACGGAGGGACTTGTGGCATCCCCACAGATACTGTGTATGTGCTTGTGGCAGCCTGTAATCGCCCTGATGCTGTGGAGAAAGCTCACCA CTCCAAGCGCCAGGCTCAGGATCGCCCCATGTCACTCTGGATTTCTAGCCTAAAGCAACTGGAACCTGCAAAGCATTTGTTCGCTCCCCTCCTCTGGGACTTCATGGAGGCTGCCTGGCCATCTCCTATTAGCTTGGTAGTCCCCAGAG GTGAATGGGTGGACTTCCTGGGAATGAAGGACTCTGCTAAATACGTCGGTACCCCTCAGAGCATCGCCGTCCGCATCCCCGACTGCTCTGTCACCACACACCTCATTGACTTG GTTGGCCCCATTGTGGTCACGTCAGCTAACCCAACGGGAGAGGCAGACACAACGCACCACAACCAAGTGTACGCCAAGCTGGGAGACAAG GTGGATGCAGTTCTTTGTGATGGGCCTTCTCCAGAGAACATTGCCTCCACCGTTGTGGACTGCACCAAAATTGACAGTGGAAACATAGGATTCTTCAGAGTCGGTATCATCCCCAAGTCTcag CTATATTCACTAATTCCAGGTGCTGCAGATACTGGagcaggtgcagaagaagcacAAATTGGTTCCTACCGGTGGCACTTGCACCACAAAAGATGA
- the LOC104642769 gene encoding centrin-2: MASSFKKPSLGAAAQRKKASPKLELTEEQKQEIQEAFDLFDTDGTGSIDVKELKVAMRALGFEPKKEEIKKMISDIDKEGTGKISFDDFLVVMTQKMAEKDSKEEILKAFKLFDDDETGKISFKNLKRVAKELGENLTDEELQEMIDEADRDGDGEVNEQEFLRIMKKTSLY; the protein is encoded by the exons ATG GCCTCCAGCTTTAAGAAGCCCTCGCTAGGGGCCGCGGCCCAGAGGAAGAAGGCGAGTCCCAAGCTGGAGCTCACTgaggagcagaagcaggagaTCCAAGAGGCTTTCGACCTGTTTGACACAGACGGCACCGGGAGCATAGATGTTAAGGAGCTAAAG GTGGCTATGAGAGCACTAGGGTTTGAACCTAAAAAAGAAGAGATCAAGAAAATGATATCAGATATTGATAaggaaggaacaggaaaaatCAGCTTCGATGACTTCTTGGTAGTGATGACACAGAAAATG GCTGAAAAAGATTCCAAAGAGGAGATTCTCAAAGCTTTCAAACTCTTTGATGACGATGAAACCGGCAAAATCTCCTTCAAAAACCTCAAACGTGTCGCCAAAGAACTGGGGGAAAATCTCACAGATGAAGAGCTGCAG GAAATGATCGATGAAGCAGATagagatggggatggggaagtGAACGAGCAAGAATTTTTGAGGATCATGAAGAAGACCAGCCTTTattga
- the LOC104636826 gene encoding uncharacterized protein LOC104636826 isoform X1 produces the protein MADRKTESLHSSIGLLGISAGSLLLAVHFYGLPGAAPLIPSTALGVLLLILSSLLAYAGIRRSLRNASLFLSLCLTISAFWCGYGVVFILGGQGVLNDTGDFRNALVPGLVTLTLALLIIAVVGFLCREVILAIIASAVSLASAHEVAMHYSTAFGSSAVACNYMIVCLVGGYFALGRILYFLTKEKIALPGTDLAKKKTHEQIQSSSGSMNHFAVTGLVLNMLSASVFGCRLLGVTGKLFIGQVPWLWAAGIYQIGICVLSYRAMDVLMATFFGFTSILKFAGGYCLLYPIWQPEEPSFPTPFLVVFSILFVVLALFLTLKSPVDGLYLLFYVAYCIALACRPKGFFEGGPQGVDVAIFVASALMALIHLYNVKASAKIPTGKGAVKALLARSSFLKLREGADLHAPYLGYSKYADAEVLGYACSVLASFAITMTGDPQAPLATVVIPWVVVAGGILKLLSGSVAFARGKTLESSAFILYAVMWIIWGLTRYGGLYGTTRSFHAAAGIIAFMLFNGFIVFCTLFLNITWFFYSLTFSLITVSFLLEAIHALPAGYDIAATLIFGLVSFYCFLSALFNSIFEGSCLPMGRAIVQLSGVGGGMTKCLHLPARKASSVKRIADILKNGGTCGIPTDTVYVLVAACNRPDAVEKAHHSKRQAQDRPMSLWISSLKQLEPAKHLFAPLLWDFMEAAWPSPISLVVPRGEWVDFLGMKDSAKYVGTPQSIAVRIPDCSVTTHLIDLVGPIVVTSANPTGEADTTHHNQVYAKLGDKVDAVLCDGPSPENIASTVVDCTKIDSGNIGFFRVGIIPKSQVLQILEQVQKKHKLVPTGGTCTTKDEEEHLNHSHAVHNGVGTAASEETVPVQTPDDGCENHTRL, from the exons ATGGCAGACAGAAAAACTGAGTCACTGCATTCCTCCATAGGGCTCTTGGGCATTTCCGCAG GATCGCTGTTACTGGCAGTGCATTTCTACGGTTTACCCGGAGCAGCCCCTCTgatccccagcacagctctagGAGTCCTTCTCTTGATTTTATCGTCCCTCCTGGCGTACGCAG GAATTCGGAGAAGCCTAAGAAATGCCTCCCTGTTTTTGTCTCTCTGCCTGACCATCTCAGCGTTCTGGTGCGGCTATGGAGTGGTCTTCATCCTGGGAGGGCAAGGAGTTTTGAACGACACCGGTGATTTCCGCAATGCCTTGGTGCCTGGCCTGGTCACGCTTACTTTGGCACTACTCATTATTGCAGTGGTGGGCTTCCTTTGCAGAGAGGTCATCCTAGCTATCATTGCTTCTGCTGTCTCACTTGCCAGTGCTCATGAAGTTGCCATGCATTACAGCACAGCTTTCGGTTCCTCTGCTGTGGCTTGCAATTATATGATTGTCTGCTTGGTTGGTGGTTATTTTGCTCTGGGAAGGATTCTCTACTTCCTAACCAAAGAGAAAATTGCCCTCCCTGGCACAGATCTGGCCAAGAAAAAGACCCATGAACAGATCCAATCCAGCAGTGGCAGCATGAATCATTTTGCAGTCACCGGTCTGGTCCTGAACATGCTGTCTGCCAGTGTCTTTGGCTGTAGGCTCCTGGGCGTCACTGGCAAACTATTTATCGGGCAAGTGCCCTGGCTGTGGGCAGCTGGGATCTACCAGATCGGCATCTGCGTTTTATCGTACCGTGCAATGGATGTACTAATGGCTACGTTCTTTGGTTTCACTTCCATCCTGAAATTTGCTGGAGGCTATTGCCTTCTGTACCCAATCTGGCAACCAGAGGAGCCATCTTTCCCTACTCCATTCCTGGTGGTTTTCTcaattctttttgttgttttggctctttttctcactcttaAGAGCCCAGTGGATGGCCTGTATTTGCTGTTTTATGTGGCCTACTGCATTGCATTAGCTTGCCGTCCCAAGGGATTTTTTGAAGGTGGACCCCAAGGTGTGGATGTGGCTATCTTTGTGGCCTCAGCCTTGATGGCTCTAATTCACCTGTACAATGTGAAAGCAAGTGCCAAGATCCCAACAGGGAAGGGTGCTGTGAAGGCCCTACTTGCTCGCAGCAGCTTTCTGAAGCTTCGTGAAGGAGCAGACCTTCACGCTCCCTACCTAGGGTATTCCAAGTATGCCGATGCAGAAGTACTTGGCTATGCATGCAGTGTCCTCGCTTCTTTTGCTATAACAATGACAGGGGACCCACAGGCTCCACTTGCTACTGTTGTAATTCCATGGGTAGTGGTAGCTGGTGGGATCCTTAAGCTTCTAAGCGGCTCAGTGGCCTTTGCCCGCGGTAAAACACTGGAGAGCAGTGCCTTCATTCTCTATGCTGTCATGTGGATCATCTGGGGCTTGACAAGATACGGTGGCCTCTACGGCACTACCAGAAGCTTCCACGCAGCAGCAGGCATCATTGCTTTCATGCTTTTCAATGGCTTCATTGTGTTCTGCACACTCTTCTTAAACATCACCTGGTTCTTTTACTCCCTCACTTTCTCGCTCATCACTGTCAGCTTCTTGCTGGAGGCCATCCATGCTCTTCCAGCTGGCTATGACATTGCTGCCACTCTCATCTTTGGTCTGGTCAGCTTTTACTGCTTTCTGTCTGCCCTTTTCAACAGCATCTTTGAAGGTTCTTGCTTACCAATGGGTAGGGCCATTGTGCAGCTTAGTGGTGTGGGGGGAGGAATGACCAAGTGCCTTCACCTGCCTGCCAGGAAAGCTTCCTCAGTCAAGAGAATTGCAG ATATCCTGAAGAACGGAGGGACTTGTGGCATCCCCACAGATACTGTGTATGTGCTTGTGGCAGCCTGTAATCGCCCTGATGCTGTGGAGAAAGCTCACCA CTCCAAGCGCCAGGCTCAGGATCGCCCCATGTCACTCTGGATTTCTAGCCTAAAGCAACTGGAACCTGCAAAGCATTTGTTCGCTCCCCTCCTCTGGGACTTCATGGAGGCTGCCTGGCCATCTCCTATTAGCTTGGTAGTCCCCAGAG GTGAATGGGTGGACTTCCTGGGAATGAAGGACTCTGCTAAATACGTCGGTACCCCTCAGAGCATCGCCGTCCGCATCCCCGACTGCTCTGTCACCACACACCTCATTGACTTG GTTGGCCCCATTGTGGTCACGTCAGCTAACCCAACGGGAGAGGCAGACACAACGCACCACAACCAAGTGTACGCCAAGCTGGGAGACAAG GTGGATGCAGTTCTTTGTGATGGGCCTTCTCCAGAGAACATTGCCTCCACCGTTGTGGACTGCACCAAAATTGACAGTGGAAACATAGGATTCTTCAGAGTCGGTATCATCCCCAAGTCTcag GTGCTGCAGATACTGGagcaggtgcagaagaagcacAAATTGGTTCCTACCGGTGGCACTTGCACCACAAAAGATGAGGAAGAACATCTGAATCACAGCCATGCTGTGCACAACGGGGTGGGCACGGCAGCCTCGGAGGAGACGGTGCCGGTGCAGACCCCCGACGATGGCTGCGAGAATCACACGCGCCTCTGA